From Dermacentor albipictus isolate Rhodes 1998 colony unplaced genomic scaffold, USDA_Dalb.pri_finalv2 scaffold_17, whole genome shotgun sequence, one genomic window encodes:
- the LOC139051998 gene encoding glycine-rich protein-like encodes MKPTVVVFFALLATAMAGFYGGFGGIGYGGYGGYGGFGGYGGYGGYGYRGFPVGRVFSYGSIIKHGYGGYGLGLGYGGYGGYGIGYGGYGHGFYG; translated from the coding sequence GTTGTCGTCTTCTTTGCCTTGTTGGCCACGGCCATGGCTGGCTTCTATGGCGGCTTCGGTGGCATCGGCTATGGCGGATACGGCGGCTATGGCGGTTTTGGTGGCTACGGAGGCTACGGAGGCTACGGATACCGCGGTTTCCCAGTTGGACGAGTGTTTTCCTACGGCTCCATCATCAAGCATGGATACGGTGGATACGGTCTCGGCCTGGGCTACGGAGGATACGGCGGTTACGGAATTGGCTACGGAGGATACGGCCACGGCTTTTACGGATAA